Proteins encoded in a region of the Agromyces protaetiae genome:
- a CDS encoding PadR family transcriptional regulator, with product MSADEITGGHQQELRRGTAVLACLIRLRTPDYGYALLESLNGLGIAVDANTLYPLLRRLEKQGLLTSEWNTDEARPRKFYRTSPDGERLAGVLTADWKLIDQALTRLTEGDER from the coding sequence ATGAGCGCGGATGAGATCACCGGCGGACATCAGCAGGAGCTGCGTCGCGGCACCGCGGTACTGGCCTGCCTGATCCGGCTTCGCACGCCCGACTACGGGTATGCGCTGCTGGAGTCGCTGAACGGGCTCGGCATCGCCGTCGATGCGAACACGCTCTACCCGCTGCTGCGCCGACTCGAGAAGCAGGGGCTCCTCACGAGCGAGTGGAACACCGACGAGGCACGGCCCCGCAAGTTCTACCGCACGAGCCCCGACGGCGAACGCCTTGCCGGCGTGCTGACCGCGGACTGGAAGCTGATCGACCAGGCGCTCACGCGCCTCACCGAGGGAGACGAACGATGA
- a CDS encoding permease prefix domain 1-containing protein, whose amino-acid sequence MTTASLTDRYVYAAARTVPEAQRAEVERELRERIGDETDALIETGHAPDEAERAALTELGDPLVVAADYVDRPLRLIGPRYYPMWLRLLKLLYAIVLPIAAGGVLLGQIISGAPIGAAIGTTVVTAIQVTVNIGFWTTLVFAVLERTTSGHDLTLTWTPDQLPELPHPTSGNRSNRLSELIGSLVFLGLFAVALVVQQFGMAFRGGPDGGAVPVLNPELWSFWIPFFLALIALEILFAVAVYAWGWNWWLVAGNLALNVAFTVPALWLLLTGQLFSDAFIELIRWPWGDAGPIVIAFVVVATIGVAIWDVVDGAIKAYRASRARTRTA is encoded by the coding sequence ATGACCACGGCATCTCTGACCGACCGTTACGTGTACGCGGCCGCGCGCACGGTTCCCGAGGCGCAGCGCGCCGAGGTCGAGCGCGAGCTCCGTGAACGTATCGGCGACGAGACCGACGCACTGATCGAGACCGGCCACGCGCCCGACGAGGCGGAGCGCGCCGCGCTCACCGAGCTCGGCGACCCGCTGGTCGTGGCAGCCGACTACGTCGACCGGCCCTTGCGACTCATCGGCCCGCGGTACTACCCCATGTGGCTGAGGCTGCTCAAGCTGCTGTACGCCATCGTGCTGCCGATCGCGGCCGGCGGCGTGCTGCTCGGGCAGATCATCTCGGGGGCGCCGATCGGTGCCGCCATCGGCACGACGGTCGTCACCGCGATCCAGGTCACGGTGAACATCGGGTTCTGGACGACGCTCGTGTTCGCGGTTCTGGAGCGAACGACGAGCGGGCACGACCTCACGCTCACGTGGACACCCGACCAGTTGCCCGAGCTGCCGCACCCGACGAGCGGGAACCGGTCGAACCGGCTCAGCGAGCTCATCGGGTCGCTGGTGTTCCTCGGGCTCTTCGCGGTCGCGCTCGTCGTACAGCAGTTCGGCATGGCCTTCCGCGGCGGCCCCGACGGCGGCGCCGTCCCGGTGCTGAACCCCGAGCTGTGGAGCTTCTGGATTCCGTTCTTCCTCGCGCTGATCGCGCTCGAGATCCTGTTCGCCGTCGCGGTGTACGCGTGGGGCTGGAACTGGTGGCTCGTCGCCGGGAACCTCGCGCTCAACGTCGCGTTCACGGTTCCCGCGCTCTGGCTCCTGCTCACCGGGCAGCTCTTCAGCGACGCATTCATCGAGCTCATCCGCTGGCCGTGGGGCGACGCGGGCCCGATCGTGATCGCGTTCGTCGTCGTCGCGACGATCGGCGTCGCGATCTGGGACGTGGTCGACGGTGCCATCAAGGCGTACCGCGCGTCCCGCGCCCGCACGCGCACTGCCTGA
- a CDS encoding 3-hydroxyacyl-CoA dehydrogenase, protein MDLSGVSAIVTGAASGLGRATAAALVEGGASVVLVDLPGDRGETAARELGERARFVGADVSDEAQVRTAIEAAAALGPLRVVVNCAGIVTANRTVGREGPAPLEAFERTIRVNLVGTFNVTRLAAAAIAETEPVTAALPGGPATAERGVIVNTASVAAFDGQIGQAAYAASKAGVVGMTLPLARDLSKLLIRVVTIAPGIFETPMMAGMPQELQDSLGAQVPHPSRLGHPTEYAALVRSIIANPMLNGETIRLDGAIRMQPK, encoded by the coding sequence ATGGATCTGAGCGGGGTATCGGCGATCGTCACGGGCGCGGCGTCAGGGCTGGGCCGCGCGACGGCGGCGGCGCTCGTCGAGGGCGGCGCGAGCGTCGTGCTCGTGGATCTGCCCGGCGATCGCGGTGAGACGGCGGCGCGGGAGCTCGGCGAGCGGGCGCGCTTCGTCGGGGCGGATGTCTCGGATGAGGCACAGGTGCGCACGGCGATCGAGGCCGCGGCCGCACTCGGGCCGCTCCGCGTGGTGGTGAACTGTGCGGGCATCGTGACGGCGAACCGCACGGTCGGCCGTGAGGGGCCGGCGCCGCTGGAGGCGTTCGAGCGGACCATCCGGGTGAACCTCGTCGGCACGTTCAACGTGACCAGGCTCGCCGCCGCGGCCATCGCCGAGACCGAACCCGTCACGGCCGCCCTGCCGGGCGGACCCGCCACCGCCGAGCGCGGGGTCATTGTGAACACCGCATCGGTCGCGGCGTTCGACGGGCAGATCGGGCAGGCGGCCTACGCCGCGTCCAAGGCCGGCGTGGTCGGCATGACGCTCCCGCTCGCGCGGGACCTGTCGAAGCTGTTGATCCGCGTGGTCACGATCGCGCCGGGCATCTTCGAGACTCCGATGATGGCCGGGATGCCGCAGGAGCTGCAGGACTCGCTCGGTGCCCAGGTGCCGCATCCGTCCCGCCTCGGGCACCCGACCGAGTACGCCGCGCTGGTCCGCTCGATCATCGCCAACCCGATGCTGAACGGCGAGACCATCCGCCTCGACGGCGCCATCCGCATGCAACCCAAGTAA
- a CDS encoding thiolase family protein, giving the protein MSTEAVIVDVVRTPVGRGKPGGRLSGTHPVDLLASVLDTIVNRNDLDPGLIDDVIGGCVSQVGEQSFNVTRNAVLAAGFPETVPGTTVDRQCGSSQQTATFAAQAVLAGQADIVIACGVESMSRVPLGSSLAGADPYGARLRGRYPDGLVGQGVSAELIAAKWGLTREVLDAFAARSHRLAADAAEAGAFAAEVIPVPGVDSLTDETVRPGTTVDGLAELPPAFRTDELAARFPELEWRITAGSSSPLTDGASAALIMSAEAAERLGLEPRARFRSFAVVGSDPMLMLTGVIPATERVLARAGLGHDDIDAYEVNEAFASVPLAWLAETGADEAKLNPRGGAIALGHALGSSGTRLLTTLVAQLEATGGRYGLQTMCEGGGMANATIIERV; this is encoded by the coding sequence ATGAGCACCGAAGCCGTCATCGTCGACGTCGTGCGCACGCCGGTCGGGCGCGGGAAGCCCGGCGGCAGGCTGTCCGGCACCCACCCGGTCGACCTGCTCGCGAGCGTGCTCGACACGATCGTCAACCGCAACGACCTCGACCCCGGACTGATCGACGACGTCATCGGCGGCTGCGTCAGCCAGGTCGGCGAGCAGTCGTTCAACGTGACGAGGAACGCCGTGCTCGCCGCCGGCTTCCCCGAGACGGTGCCGGGCACGACGGTCGACCGGCAGTGCGGCTCGAGTCAGCAGACCGCGACGTTCGCGGCCCAGGCCGTGCTGGCCGGGCAGGCCGACATCGTGATCGCGTGCGGCGTCGAGTCGATGAGCCGGGTCCCGCTCGGATCGAGCCTCGCCGGTGCCGATCCGTACGGCGCGCGGCTGCGCGGCCGGTACCCCGACGGACTGGTCGGGCAGGGTGTCTCGGCCGAGCTCATCGCCGCGAAGTGGGGGCTCACGCGCGAGGTGCTCGATGCGTTCGCGGCCCGGTCGCATCGCCTCGCGGCGGACGCGGCGGAGGCGGGCGCATTCGCGGCCGAGGTCATCCCGGTGCCCGGCGTCGACTCGCTCACCGACGAGACGGTGCGGCCCGGCACCACGGTCGACGGGCTCGCCGAGCTCCCGCCGGCGTTCCGCACCGACGAGCTCGCAGCCCGGTTCCCTGAGCTCGAGTGGCGGATCACGGCGGGGTCGTCGTCACCGCTCACCGACGGGGCATCCGCCGCCTTGATCATGAGCGCCGAGGCCGCTGAGCGACTCGGCCTCGAACCGCGCGCCCGCTTCCGCTCGTTCGCGGTCGTCGGCAGCGACCCGATGCTGATGCTGACCGGCGTCATCCCGGCGACCGAGCGCGTGCTGGCGCGCGCCGGCCTCGGCCACGACGACATCGACGCGTACGAGGTCAACGAGGCGTTCGCGTCGGTCCCGCTCGCCTGGCTCGCCGAGACCGGCGCCGACGAAGCCAAGCTGAACCCGCGCGGCGGCGCCATCGCGCTCGGGCACGCGCTCGGGTCGAGCGGCACCCGCCTCTTGACCACACTGGTCGCGCAGCTCGAGGCGACCGGCGGCCGGTACGGTCTGCAGACCATGTGTGAGGGCGGCGGCATGGCCAACGCGACCATCATCGAGCGCGTGTGA